One genomic window of Caldivirga maquilingensis IC-167 includes the following:
- a CDS encoding 50S ribosomal protein L16, which translates to MPLRPARCYKRIKRPYTRLKYIHGAPYVQIPRFEMGATKAKDRERFTSVAVLRVLEGGQIRVNALEAARQMAYKYLSKVLTDQNFYLKIIKYPHHVIRENKMLAMAGADRLQEGMRLAFGVPTGRAIQIEPGEVLMIVEVEDRNITHAKEALNRARAKLPLPCRIELTRKSVIKG; encoded by the coding sequence ATGCCATTAAGGCCTGCTAGGTGTTATAAAAGGATCAAGAGACCGTACACTAGGCTGAAGTATATTCACGGCGCCCCCTACGTCCAGATACCTAGGTTTGAGATGGGGGCCACTAAGGCTAAGGACAGGGAGAGGTTTACTTCAGTTGCAGTGCTTAGGGTTCTTGAGGGTGGTCAAATTAGGGTTAATGCCCTTGAGGCTGCTAGGCAGATGGCCTATAAGTACTTATCTAAAGTCCTAACGGATCAAAACTTCTACCTGAAGATAATTAAGTACCCCCACCATGTTATTAGGGAGAATAAGATGTTAGCTATGGCTGGTGCCGACCGTTTACAGGAAGGTATGAGGCTTGCCTTCGGTGTACCCACTGGTAGGGCTATTCAGATTGAGCCTGGGGAGGTTTTAATGATTGTTGAGGTTGAGGATAGGAATATTACCCACGCTAAGGAGGCGTTGAATAGGGCTAGGGCTAAGTTACCGTTACCCTGTAGGATTGAGTTAACGAGGAAGTCAGTAATCAAAGGCTAA
- the mvk gene encoding mevalonate kinase: MGALKVTATAPGVVKLFGEHAVVYGRPAIAMAINKGIKVTVEEGGGDSLTILAKDLAVKGVAIRVTGNSIEGSVIDDSQLSRLASYALTALRIMTEKYGGDLRGIRVIIESQLPIGAGLATSAAVSVAAAAAYARLINVKLSKEDIAKIGHSVELTVQGAASPMDTATSSMGGVMYIKPGVELRKLSTSLKMPLVVGYVERELTTGELVKRVKALYNKHPRVVEGIIDSIGAIVDEAVTALSGGDYVALGELMNINQGLLEALGVSNHRLSNIIYMARKAGALGAKLSGGGGGGAMIALAPGVEDKVAVAVELAGGEVILIDVNYEGVHVEDYS, encoded by the coding sequence ATGGGTGCGTTAAAGGTAACTGCCACAGCACCGGGAGTTGTTAAACTGTTTGGGGAGCATGCTGTTGTTTATGGGAGGCCGGCAATAGCCATGGCCATAAACAAGGGCATTAAGGTTACTGTGGAGGAGGGTGGGGGTGATTCATTAACAATCCTTGCAAAGGACCTCGCAGTTAAGGGGGTTGCCATAAGGGTTACTGGTAATTCAATTGAAGGTAGTGTGATTGATGATAGTCAATTAAGTAGGCTAGCCTCATATGCCTTAACAGCGTTAAGGATTATGACGGAGAAGTATGGTGGTGACTTAAGGGGTATTAGAGTGATTATTGAGAGTCAACTACCCATTGGGGCTGGTTTAGCAACATCAGCTGCAGTATCAGTGGCGGCTGCGGCTGCTTACGCAAGGTTAATTAACGTTAAATTAAGTAAAGAGGATATCGCCAAGATTGGGCATTCAGTGGAGTTAACTGTTCAAGGGGCGGCAAGCCCCATGGATACTGCAACATCAAGCATGGGTGGTGTAATGTATATTAAACCTGGGGTTGAATTAAGGAAACTAAGTACCTCACTTAAAATGCCGTTGGTGGTTGGTTACGTTGAAAGAGAATTAACCACAGGTGAATTAGTTAAGAGGGTTAAGGCGCTTTACAATAAACACCCCAGGGTTGTTGAAGGTATAATAGATTCCATAGGGGCTATTGTGGATGAGGCGGTTACAGCCTTAAGCGGGGGTGATTACGTAGCCTTAGGTGAATTAATGAACATTAATCAAGGTTTACTTGAGGCATTGGGTGTATCCAATCATAGGTTATCTAACATAATATACATGGCCAGGAAGGCTGGTGCCCTTGGAGCCAAGTTAAGCGGTGGAGGTGGTGGTGGAGCAATGATAGCTTTAGCACCTGGAGTTGAGGATAAGGTTGCTGTGGCCGTTGAGTTAGCTGGTGGTGAGGTGATTCTAATTGATGTTAATTATGAGGGTGTACACGTTGAGGATTATAGTTGA
- a CDS encoding APC family permease — MVTTGSSSNADKQYSSSNGLRRVLGFKELFFASLGGQSPFLSITTYGTAIILYAGLLAPLAALVGTLIVLVNGLVVYQLSRRLTKTGGYYAYANQFISHRVGIETGFIYLFYSILYGSAYAIGSAGIMWFLFHINFMYTLTAILIIQAVLAILGIKPSAKYAVFAGSLELGILIVIGVVLLYLSGFRISLSLTASQGISLTQFGYAALFAAAIPTGYGTITPLSGETRMASKTVPKAIVAVILTGGLLAMFDLLAFNSAGLALFESYGRFESLIKSMIGMSTFNSPILYLLHKYFGIFIDIPVLVALINDGVLGVLAYNLASSRVLFAMSMDGWAPKPLSYINVNTNNPMLAALVSSIGIIAVSLATVDLLSPLMAFLVLGGLSTMAGLLVHVISDVSLMRLSIRRIKKYTSQIILASSALILAAYSITSALVSTRPMFVELFLGWLIIGFIYAEASSIAKGR; from the coding sequence ATGGTTACTACGGGAAGTTCAAGTAATGCTGATAAGCAGTATAGTAGCAGTAATGGACTGAGGAGGGTATTAGGCTTTAAGGAGTTATTCTTCGCGTCCCTGGGTGGGCAGTCCCCATTCCTAAGTATAACAACATACGGTACAGCTATAATACTCTACGCGGGTTTATTAGCACCATTAGCCGCATTAGTGGGTACATTAATTGTGTTGGTTAATGGTCTTGTGGTTTACCAGTTATCGCGACGATTAACGAAGACCGGTGGCTACTATGCGTATGCTAATCAATTCATAAGCCATAGAGTAGGTATTGAGACCGGGTTCATATACTTATTCTACTCAATACTCTATGGAAGCGCATATGCAATAGGTTCAGCAGGCATAATGTGGTTCTTATTCCACATAAACTTCATGTACACTTTAACAGCAATATTAATTATTCAAGCCGTGTTGGCTATATTAGGCATAAAGCCATCAGCCAAATACGCAGTATTCGCTGGTTCATTGGAGCTGGGTATATTAATAGTGATAGGCGTAGTGCTGCTCTACCTATCTGGCTTCAGGATAAGCTTAAGTTTAACCGCTAGCCAAGGTATTTCATTAACCCAATTCGGGTATGCTGCACTCTTCGCCGCAGCAATACCCACCGGGTACGGTACCATAACCCCCCTCTCTGGTGAAACTAGGATGGCCAGTAAGACTGTGCCCAAGGCCATTGTTGCAGTAATATTGACGGGTGGCTTGCTTGCAATGTTTGATCTTCTTGCCTTTAATTCAGCTGGGTTAGCTTTATTTGAATCCTATGGGCGTTTCGAATCCCTCATTAAGTCTATGATCGGTATGAGTACCTTTAACTCACCTATACTTTACCTTCTTCACAAGTACTTTGGCATATTCATTGATATACCGGTACTAGTGGCTCTTATTAATGATGGTGTATTAGGCGTATTGGCGTATAATCTAGCGTCATCAAGGGTACTCTTCGCAATGTCTATGGATGGATGGGCGCCTAAACCCTTAAGTTACATTAACGTGAACACTAATAACCCAATGTTAGCTGCATTAGTATCATCCATCGGGATAATTGCCGTTAGCCTAGCTACGGTAGACTTATTGTCACCATTAATGGCTTTCCTGGTTCTAGGAGGCTTATCAACCATGGCTGGGTTACTTGTTCACGTAATATCGGATGTATCTTTAATGAGACTTAGCATTAGGAGGATTAAGAAGTATACCAGTCAAATAATACTGGCGTCATCAGCCTTAATACTTGCCGCCTACTCAATAACATCAGCCTTAGTATCAACTAGACCCATGTTCGTGGAGTTGTTCCTAGGGTGGTTAATAATAGGCTTCATTTACGCTGAGGCATCATCAATAGCCAAGGGTAGGTAA
- a CDS encoding transposase, translating to MLWLVYKGVGIKQDYFTSKRGLPRFHSLVDIVKIISVFNAYNKARGETKRLYEKLYRRLLHLYRNSASLFMRALYDDASIVIIG from the coding sequence ATGTTATGGCTAGTTTATAAGGGAGTAGGGATTAAGCAAGATTACTTCACCTCCAAGAGAGGATTACCGAGGTTCCATTCCCTTGTTGATATAGTTAAAATAATTAGCGTGTTCAATGCATACAATAAAGCTAGAGGGGAAACTAAGAGATTGTATGAGAAGTTGTACCGTAGGCTTCTTCACTTGTATAGGAATTCAGCTTCTCTCTTCATGAGGGCGCTATATGATGATGCTTCGATTGTAATTATTGGTTAA
- a CDS encoding carboxypeptidase-like regulatory domain-containing protein encodes MSFRGKLLGVVAIVIAGLILYGTAIYLATATQQATPTQNQAVSITLPYYAEVQYIDVINQTVQLSIPAGGTYTVTAPLPPGPGYSLEYLEVYFPTPLPSIGVSGNILKSVNEYGFITSVYSPSGSIVLVNSGQNTVNGTIVVSSVFVKTIYVPLTNQSSINITAPDYTYQYVTDQYVELTIPNNAPFSVKDVVLPNGSAFSQLVEKWSGNVTAIQLDYKHIKLDMAYLPSGNYSVELLQGSQYEMPFAMLVKGTQFYNTTVDAHSQVIITTNNFGIPSGWSIMGYVVTVYTVQPLVVGETGGTFIVEANRVSPVYTLSQLIVVHGVSYILPPFIRFMPIIGIYVIYDTQFKVVNPLNVPVIVEYMPIIYKPVGQWSNGNLQVQVYQSDVAQGMWTSLVVQLPETATITSIVTPSGTTYSGYTSSELPWGSEFRLISISPDGHEAYIAVSTLGVSQPGLYTVNVHWDPLIVSVHNTYGSPVSAVVAASQNGQVYGTFNTNASGIALVSVSNPYPVSLSIYYEGVDAYNIGVTTLIKRPIDVTLGVYNVTAIVVGFFNQAISKANVTMYRIGTGPVYSQLTGPNGATQLNGVLTGVYQLTASYGHAKYSKFLTVDSDEVALIKTNILTIINGFPITTGDAIIGAVGIPAIAGVAYAIKSLVDRRRPYHVETT; translated from the coding sequence ATGTCATTTAGAGGGAAGTTACTTGGAGTAGTGGCGATAGTGATAGCGGGTTTAATACTATACGGTACGGCTATTTACCTAGCCACTGCAACCCAGCAGGCAACCCCGACTCAAAACCAAGCAGTATCAATCACCCTACCCTACTATGCTGAGGTTCAGTACATTGATGTGATTAACCAGACTGTTCAATTATCAATACCTGCAGGAGGCACCTACACGGTCACTGCACCATTACCCCCGGGTCCAGGCTATAGTTTAGAGTACCTTGAGGTTTACTTCCCCACACCTCTTCCATCAATAGGTGTTTCAGGTAATATACTGAAGAGTGTTAATGAGTACGGCTTCATAACCTCAGTTTACTCACCATCAGGCTCAATAGTATTGGTTAATTCAGGTCAGAACACTGTTAACGGTACAATAGTTGTTTCATCAGTCTTCGTTAAAACAATCTACGTACCCTTAACTAACCAGTCATCAATAAACATAACTGCACCGGACTACACCTACCAGTACGTTACTGACCAGTACGTGGAGTTAACAATACCAAATAACGCGCCCTTCAGTGTGAAGGATGTTGTGCTACCCAACGGTAGTGCCTTCAGTCAATTAGTTGAGAAGTGGAGTGGTAATGTTACTGCTATTCAATTAGACTACAAGCATATTAAGCTTGATATGGCTTACTTACCCTCAGGTAACTATAGTGTTGAATTACTTCAAGGCTCACAGTACGAGATGCCCTTCGCAATGCTGGTTAAGGGTACTCAATTCTACAACACCACTGTTGATGCCCATAGTCAAGTCATAATAACCACTAATAATTTCGGAATACCCTCAGGCTGGTCAATAATGGGTTACGTGGTAACGGTCTACACGGTTCAGCCACTGGTGGTTGGTGAAACAGGTGGTACATTCATTGTGGAGGCTAATAGGGTTTCACCAGTATACACGCTGAGTCAGCTTATTGTGGTTCATGGTGTTAGCTACATACTACCACCCTTCATAAGATTCATGCCAATCATTGGGATTTACGTAATATACGATACTCAATTCAAGGTAGTTAACCCACTGAACGTGCCAGTCATTGTTGAATACATGCCGATAATCTATAAGCCTGTTGGTCAATGGAGTAATGGTAACCTGCAGGTTCAGGTTTACCAGAGTGATGTGGCTCAAGGTATGTGGACGTCACTAGTTGTTCAACTACCTGAGACCGCAACAATAACCAGTATAGTTACCCCAAGCGGCACCACTTACAGTGGTTACACCTCATCAGAGTTGCCGTGGGGTAGTGAGTTCAGGTTGATATCAATATCACCGGATGGTCATGAAGCTTACATTGCAGTAAGCACACTGGGTGTATCTCAGCCAGGCCTCTACACGGTTAACGTGCATTGGGATCCATTAATAGTTAGTGTTCATAACACCTATGGTTCACCAGTGAGTGCTGTGGTTGCTGCGTCACAGAATGGGCAGGTTTACGGCACCTTCAACACTAATGCAAGCGGCATAGCTCTAGTGAGTGTAAGCAACCCGTACCCGGTTTCATTATCAATATACTATGAGGGTGTTGATGCATATAACATTGGAGTCACGACACTAATTAAGAGGCCAATAGATGTGACTCTAGGAGTCTACAATGTAACAGCCATAGTTGTCGGTTTCTTCAACCAGGCAATTAGTAAGGCTAACGTAACCATGTATAGGATTGGTACTGGGCCGGTTTACTCACAGTTAACTGGGCCAAACGGTGCCACTCAATTAAACGGAGTCTTAACAGGTGTCTACCAGTTAACCGCCTCATATGGTCATGCCAAGTACAGTAAATTCCTAACTGTTGATTCTGATGAGGTGGCTTTAATTAAGACCAATATATTAACCATAATAAATGGCTTCCCAATAACGACCGGTGATGCAATAATTGGGGCCGTTGGTATACCTGCCATTGCTGGGGTTGCATACGCAATTAAGAGTCTAGTGGATAGGAGGAGGCCTTATCACGTTGAGACCACGTAA
- a CDS encoding ParA family protein, whose protein sequence is MPVIIPVVSASGGVGKTTITLLIAHYLVEYGEDPGKILIIDTDPTAGLSLKIYGDDYDRINQLRRTLYHMFKDYDKGKNIDIDDYVNPPNGNIDANTLQNVKVLPPGEDDEGDLSNLVTLWLGEYGRGDALFTILSKSGALSRFNYIIIDTAPFFDKRYTSIALAMTDLAKVNKAVVPLRPTLTDIKRTIRMTQTISRKINNEIKPIFVFNFDKDMLRSEAAALREAGIEVLSKGSREARGAKPPGEVVKAVNDLKSTGKIINVALAYMASLTRFPEKWLKDVESYTPKCVISSIINEFNENIKPECSILVETE, encoded by the coding sequence ATGCCCGTAATAATACCTGTAGTGTCAGCGTCCGGTGGTGTAGGTAAGACAACCATAACGCTATTAATAGCCCATTATCTCGTTGAATATGGGGAAGATCCAGGGAAAATACTCATAATTGACACGGATCCAACTGCTGGTTTATCGCTTAAAATATATGGGGATGATTACGATAGGATTAATCAACTTAGGAGGACACTATATCATATGTTTAAGGATTATGATAAGGGCAAAAATATTGATATTGATGATTACGTAAATCCACCTAACGGTAATATTGATGCAAACACACTCCAGAATGTGAAAGTATTACCACCTGGTGAAGATGATGAAGGTGACCTCAGTAACCTAGTGACACTGTGGCTGGGTGAGTACGGTAGGGGTGATGCATTATTCACTATTCTTAGTAAATCAGGCGCATTAAGCCGCTTCAATTACATAATTATAGATACCGCCCCATTCTTTGATAAAAGATATACCTCAATAGCGCTGGCTATGACTGATTTAGCTAAGGTTAATAAGGCAGTCGTACCGCTGAGACCTACTTTAACTGATATTAAGAGGACTATTAGGATGACTCAAACAATTTCAAGGAAGATTAATAATGAGATTAAGCCAATATTCGTCTTCAATTTCGATAAAGACATGTTAAGAAGTGAGGCAGCGGCACTTAGGGAGGCTGGCATAGAAGTATTATCAAAAGGTTCTAGGGAGGCAAGGGGCGCTAAGCCCCCTGGTGAAGTGGTAAAGGCTGTTAATGACCTTAAATCAACCGGTAAGATAATTAATGTAGCCTTAGCCTACATGGCTTCATTAACCAGATTCCCAGAGAAGTGGCTTAAGGATGTGGAATCATATACGCCTAAATGCGTAATATCATCAATAATAAATGAATTTAATGAAAATATTAAACCAGAGTGCTCCATATTAGTTGAAACAGAATGA
- a CDS encoding S16 family serine protease: MRISRLLPILALAIAVSVLAYSWSIGSISTNSITIHALAVSGSNQGAVINITITAVKGLPSYLGGNVYVSAMPLPIGEGGTFISSSQIAAFVATTIAGQSLTSYNFLINVNSSTIEIGGPSASGYMTVGMYSLITNSSLNPSVVMTGMIMPDGTIGPVGGIPDKIRAAAQLGYSTVLIPYGQQNYVSSSGQVINLIELGKQLGVNVIPVATVYQAIQYFTGRSFNLSLQVTPQVSGNISAISAYLYKTLYVNYGNESALGSQADYEAAVSNANNGDYYTAASLLYDALINYYTNLFRNATLAYAKALVANVTAQLNQMTNEINSIQPTTANLDIMVGIYDRIYTAQSLLNTTISDIQADNTANIPGDLAQLYVRVITLKYWFNVLNAINGGNPIPISYLSKLSGLYTSYAYTTVTYLYSLASAEGLTTSLGVINTINQLINQTNEAQSYYQNGLYLEALAVSLDTIASASAIIHTMFLIGGSNASLYLLNVVRNVATYNEALVSQCNGLPVLSSAYVQFGNYWFSQYNSSLAGNPSSTSSQSYFEESLSLYEESIAYSLFLRQLYYELGACPIASYTINYTALQYVPAPSAPHVTQGQSTGASFSIINLAGVNVTYLAIGVVLVAMSIVVLVLKVVKVSR; encoded by the coding sequence ATGAGGATTAGTAGGCTACTTCCAATATTGGCGTTAGCCATAGCGGTATCGGTGCTGGCTTATTCATGGAGCATTGGATCAATATCCACAAATAGTATAACTATCCATGCGTTAGCCGTCTCAGGTTCAAACCAGGGTGCTGTAATAAACATAACGATAACTGCGGTTAAGGGTTTACCAAGTTATCTAGGTGGTAATGTTTACGTATCCGCTATGCCATTACCCATAGGGGAGGGTGGTACCTTCATTTCATCAAGTCAAATAGCCGCCTTTGTGGCTACAACAATTGCTGGTCAATCGTTAACAAGCTACAACTTCCTTATTAACGTTAACTCCAGTACAATAGAGATAGGTGGTCCATCAGCCAGTGGTTACATGACCGTTGGCATGTACTCCCTCATAACTAACAGTAGCCTAAATCCAAGTGTGGTTATGACTGGTATGATTATGCCTGATGGAACAATAGGCCCAGTGGGTGGGATACCTGATAAGATTAGGGCTGCAGCCCAATTAGGTTACTCAACGGTACTGATACCCTACGGCCAGCAGAACTACGTATCCTCAAGTGGCCAGGTAATTAACCTTATAGAGTTAGGTAAGCAGCTTGGGGTTAATGTTATCCCAGTGGCCACGGTGTACCAGGCGATACAGTACTTCACAGGCCGTAGCTTTAACCTATCCCTTCAAGTAACACCCCAGGTGAGTGGTAATATTTCAGCCATTAGTGCCTACCTCTATAAGACGCTTTACGTTAATTATGGTAATGAATCAGCATTAGGTAGTCAGGCTGATTATGAGGCTGCAGTGAGCAATGCCAATAACGGCGACTACTATACTGCAGCAAGCTTACTCTACGATGCCCTAATAAACTACTACACTAACTTATTCAGGAACGCGACGTTGGCTTACGCTAAGGCTCTTGTGGCGAATGTAACTGCTCAATTGAATCAAATGACTAATGAAATTAATAGCATTCAACCCACTACAGCCAACTTGGACATAATGGTGGGAATCTATGATAGGATATACACTGCTCAATCATTGTTGAATACCACTATTAGTGATATTCAGGCTGATAATACAGCTAACATACCCGGTGATTTAGCTCAATTATACGTTAGGGTTATTACGCTGAAGTATTGGTTTAATGTGCTTAACGCCATTAATGGCGGTAACCCAATACCCATCTCTTATTTAAGTAAGTTAAGTGGATTATACACATCATACGCCTATACAACGGTAACTTACTTATACTCACTAGCCAGCGCTGAGGGGTTGACTACAAGCTTAGGGGTCATTAATACGATTAACCAGCTCATTAATCAAACTAATGAGGCACAGTCCTACTACCAGAATGGCCTTTACCTGGAGGCTTTAGCTGTGAGCCTTGATACAATAGCCTCAGCTAGCGCCATAATTCACACAATGTTCCTGATTGGGGGGAGTAATGCATCATTATACTTACTCAACGTTGTTAGGAACGTTGCAACGTATAATGAGGCCCTAGTATCCCAGTGTAATGGTTTACCAGTTCTATCCAGTGCCTATGTGCAATTCGGCAATTATTGGTTCAGTCAATATAATAGTAGTCTTGCTGGTAACCCATCGTCAACGTCAAGTCAAAGTTACTTTGAGGAGTCTTTATCGCTATACGAGGAGTCAATAGCGTATTCATTATTCCTGAGGCAACTTTACTATGAGTTAGGAGCATGCCCAATAGCCAGCTACACCATTAACTACACGGCACTTCAGTACGTGCCAGCACCAAGTGCTCCACATGTAACTCAAGGCCAATCCACGGGCGCATCATTTTCAATAATTAACCTGGCTGGAGTCAACGTAACGTACCTAGCCATTGGGGTAGTGTTAGTGGCAATGAGCATAGTGGTTCTAGTGCTTAAGGTTGTTAAAGTAAGTAGATAA
- a CDS encoding AIR synthase family protein: MVKFSNAFIEREVFKMLGVRDNSVTLGPGIGEDAAVIRINNSYMAVHTDPVTGSSNLLGWLAVHVAANDIATRGIRPRWFLVTLILPVDYGENDVVNIMRQINDALIEINASLVGGHTEKSDAVTRPIAVTTAIGIGSRFIRTGGLRTGDVIVMTKYAALEATAVLVSDFRGRLMNVLSEGEFKEATSLYRMVSVVNDALAAAEYATSMHDPTEGGVLQGLLEMAYSSGKLIIINEDNIPVLPVTRRVLNAFNLNPLTVLSSGSLLIGVGENDAAKLIGKLRDMGINASIIGKVTDGEPGVVVKGRSGEQFFRGDLTIPDGVIEMWLSGNTSEGSKA; this comes from the coding sequence ATGGTTAAGTTCAGTAATGCTTTCATTGAAAGAGAGGTGTTTAAGATGTTAGGCGTGCGTGATAATAGTGTTACCTTAGGTCCAGGTATTGGTGAGGATGCCGCGGTTATTAGAATTAATAACTCATACATGGCTGTTCACACTGATCCAGTTACTGGTTCAAGTAACCTACTGGGTTGGTTGGCTGTGCATGTGGCTGCTAACGATATTGCAACAAGAGGTATTAGGCCTAGGTGGTTCCTAGTAACGCTGATACTTCCGGTTGATTACGGTGAGAATGATGTGGTTAATATAATGAGGCAGATTAATGATGCATTAATTGAAATTAACGCATCCCTAGTGGGTGGTCATACTGAGAAGTCTGATGCAGTAACTAGGCCTATTGCAGTAACAACAGCTATTGGTATTGGTAGTAGATTCATAAGAACAGGGGGCTTAAGGACTGGTGATGTTATTGTCATGACTAAGTACGCAGCCCTAGAGGCTACCGCAGTCTTAGTCAGTGACTTTAGAGGTAGATTAATGAACGTGTTAAGTGAGGGGGAGTTTAAGGAGGCTACCAGTCTCTATAGGATGGTGTCAGTGGTTAATGATGCCCTTGCTGCAGCTGAGTATGCTACATCAATGCATGATCCAACTGAGGGTGGTGTTTTACAGGGTTTACTTGAAATGGCGTATTCCTCAGGGAAACTAATAATTATTAATGAGGATAATATTCCAGTGCTGCCGGTAACAAGAAGGGTGCTTAATGCCTTTAACCTCAATCCATTAACAGTGCTCTCCTCAGGGTCATTATTAATAGGGGTTGGGGAAAATGATGCCGCTAAGTTAATTGGGAAATTAAGGGATATGGGGATTAATGCATCAATTATTGGTAAAGTTACTGATGGTGAACCAGGCGTTGTGGTTAAGGGTCGTAGTGGTGAGCAATTCTTCAGAGGTGACTTAACAATACCGGATGGGGTGATTGAAATGTGGTTAAGCGGTAATACTAGTGAAGGTTCTAAGGCCTAG